A genomic region of Desulfosarcina ovata subsp. ovata contains the following coding sequences:
- a CDS encoding ATP synthase subunit I yields the protein MKVDGTMWGLAFLWGAFLGLLYFGGLWLTVKTALDKRRPGRWLAISAIVRLATVLSGFWIVLRMDPAAFFFTLAGFFLVRIALTRILGPESKGPHHATHP from the coding sequence ATGAAAGTCGATGGCACAATGTGGGGGCTGGCGTTCTTGTGGGGAGCCTTTCTTGGTCTGCTCTATTTCGGCGGGTTGTGGCTGACCGTAAAGACGGCGCTCGACAAACGACGGCCGGGACGTTGGCTGGCGATCAGTGCCATCGTCCGCCTGGCCACGGTCCTGTCCGGCTTCTGGATCGTACTGCGGATGGATCCGGCAGCCTTTTTCTTTACCCTGGCCGGGTTTTTCCTGGTCCGTATCGCTCTGACCCGTATACTGGGCCCTGAAAGCAAAGGTCCTCATCATGCAACTCACCCCTGA
- a CDS encoding AtpZ/AtpI family protein, giving the protein MPDNLSKHRKTFPDAVDNVEKRKLWAREKKKDPIWFGLGMFGVVGWAVAIPTVLCIFLGVWIDLRWPGPYSWTLMLLVAGVALGCLNAGFWVKREKHSIDREREEP; this is encoded by the coding sequence ATGCCTGACAACCTGTCAAAACATCGGAAAACGTTTCCAGATGCGGTAGACAACGTCGAAAAGCGGAAACTGTGGGCTCGTGAGAAAAAAAAGGACCCCATCTGGTTCGGCCTGGGAATGTTCGGTGTGGTGGGGTGGGCCGTGGCGATTCCCACGGTGCTGTGCATTTTCCTGGGGGTGTGGATCGATCTGCGCTGGCCCGGTCCTTACAGCTGGACGCTCATGCTGCTGGTTGCCGGCGTGGCATTGGGATGTCTCAACGCCGGTTTCTGGGTGAAGCGGGAAAAGCACTCTATCGATCGGGAGAGGGAAGAACCATGA
- a CDS encoding F0F1 ATP synthase subunit C, with protein MDTLGWVALASILSAGVCMGIGAIGPALGEGRALAQALGSIAQQPDETSTITRTLFVGMAMVESTAIYCFVVTMILIFANPFWKYFLSTAGG; from the coding sequence ATGGATACACTCGGTTGGGTCGCTTTGGCTTCAATTCTGTCGGCGGGGGTCTGCATGGGCATTGGTGCCATCGGGCCGGCTCTGGGTGAAGGGCGTGCTCTGGCCCAGGCACTAGGATCAATCGCCCAGCAGCCGGATGAGACCAGTACCATCACCCGGACCTTGTTCGTGGGCATGGCCATGGTGGAATCGACGGCCATCTATTGTTTCGTGGTGACCATGATACTGATTTTCGCCAATCCATTTTGGAAGTACTTTCTTTCAACGGCCGGAGGATAA
- a CDS encoding F0F1 ATP synthase subunit epsilon, whose amino-acid sequence MKLTVFQPETVCLDESVTKVVAQGPEGAFGLRPRHLDMAAALSPGILAYWTPDGAEHFLAVNGGILVKQGETVQVATHMAVPGELGAIQAAVRRFVTDMDDRERQTRAVVARLEADFIRRFVEFGKNA is encoded by the coding sequence GTGAAACTCACGGTCTTCCAGCCGGAAACGGTGTGCCTGGACGAATCGGTGACCAAGGTCGTGGCCCAGGGACCGGAGGGGGCCTTCGGGCTCCGCCCCCGGCACCTGGACATGGCTGCCGCCCTGTCACCCGGCATCCTGGCCTACTGGACCCCGGATGGCGCCGAACATTTTCTGGCCGTCAACGGCGGCATCCTGGTCAAACAGGGGGAGACGGTGCAGGTGGCCACGCATATGGCGGTTCCAGGCGAGCTCGGCGCCATCCAGGCGGCGGTACGGCGCTTTGTCACCGACATGGATGACCGCGAACGGCAGACCCGGGCGGTGGTAGCCCGCCTGGAGGCCGACTTTATCCGGCGGTTCGTGGAGTTTGGAAAAAATGCCTGA
- a CDS encoding F0F1 ATP synthase subunit A, with product MQLTPDDHIWWQFGLLKVNSTILFTWAVMVLLTAGSWLISRRLQTGARMSRMQHVLEVVVHVIEQQLNEITSRRPKGLLPFLGTLFLFIAVCNFLAVVPGFEPPTGSLSTTTGLAICVFFAVPIYGIGVIGVKRYVGNYLQPTPFMLPFNIMGEFSRTLALCVRLFGNVMSSTMIGAILLIIAPLIVPILMQLLGLLTGMVQAYIFAILAAVYISAGMEVTVPAQKEVPAVPTGMSSARENAATGS from the coding sequence ATGCAACTCACCCCTGACGATCACATCTGGTGGCAGTTTGGCCTGCTAAAGGTCAATAGCACCATTTTGTTCACCTGGGCCGTGATGGTGCTCCTCACCGCCGGTTCCTGGCTGATCAGCCGGCGCCTGCAAACCGGTGCCCGGATGTCACGGATGCAGCATGTTCTTGAAGTGGTGGTCCACGTTATCGAACAGCAGTTGAACGAAATTACTTCCCGCCGGCCCAAAGGTCTGTTGCCGTTTTTGGGAACCTTGTTTCTCTTTATCGCCGTATGTAACTTTTTGGCCGTGGTTCCCGGGTTCGAGCCACCGACGGGCTCCCTCTCCACCACGACGGGACTGGCAATCTGCGTCTTTTTTGCGGTTCCCATATACGGCATCGGGGTCATCGGCGTAAAGCGCTACGTGGGTAATTATCTTCAACCGACACCTTTTATGCTGCCGTTCAACATTATGGGTGAGTTCAGCCGTACCCTGGCCCTTTGTGTGCGCCTGTTCGGCAATGTCATGAGCAGCACCATGATCGGTGCCATTTTGCTGATCATCGCGCCGCTGATCGTTCCTATCCTCATGCAGCTGTTGGGGCTGTTGACGGGGATGGTGCAGGCATACATATTCGCCATTCTGGCAGCGGTTTATATCAGTGCCGGCATGGAGGTGACCGTGCCGGCACAAAAAGAAGTGCCGGCAGTCCCGACGGGCATGAGCTCGGCACGTGAAAACGCAGCCACAGGTAGCTGA
- the atpD gene encoding F0F1 ATP synthase subunit beta yields MDPVSYQKRDEATIKGQIVSVRGNVVDLEFPESLPPIHALIRSGEDGGICIETTVHINERHVRGIALNTTAGLYRGQPVWTDGSPLMVPVGEKLLGRMFNVFGQPIDGEAAPPGLDHRSVHQAPIELARRVTSQEVFFTGIKAIDLLVPLERGGKAGLFGGAGVGKTVVITELIHNVVGKHKGMSIFCGIGERCREGEELHREMAAAGVLPNTVMVFGQMNEPPGARFRVGHTALTMAEYFRDDLGRDVLLLIDNIFRFIQAGSELSGLLGRLPSRMGYQPTMATELAELEERIASTSQAAITSIQAVYVPADDLTDPSAVHTFSHLSASIVLSRKRASEGFYPAIDLLQSRSIMLQPRILGERHYRVASEVRRTLATYEELKDIIAMLGIEELSREDRRTVHRARRLERFLTQPFFTTTQFTGLAGKLVEVEETIDGCERILNDEFSEHPESALYMIGGIGEVTR; encoded by the coding sequence ATGGATCCAGTTTCATACCAGAAGCGTGACGAGGCAACCATCAAAGGACAAATTGTGTCTGTACGCGGCAACGTGGTGGATCTTGAATTCCCGGAATCTCTGCCCCCTATTCATGCACTGATCCGCTCGGGTGAGGACGGCGGGATTTGCATCGAAACCACTGTCCACATCAACGAACGGCATGTGCGCGGCATCGCTTTGAACACCACCGCCGGACTTTATCGCGGCCAGCCGGTCTGGACCGACGGAAGCCCGCTCATGGTACCGGTGGGCGAAAAGCTTTTGGGGCGTATGTTTAACGTCTTCGGACAACCCATCGACGGTGAGGCGGCACCGCCCGGGCTCGACCACCGTTCGGTGCACCAGGCGCCCATCGAACTGGCCCGGCGGGTGACCTCCCAAGAGGTGTTTTTTACCGGAATCAAGGCCATCGACCTGCTGGTTCCCCTGGAACGGGGGGGAAAGGCGGGCCTTTTCGGCGGGGCCGGTGTGGGCAAGACGGTGGTGATCACCGAACTGATCCATAATGTGGTTGGCAAGCACAAGGGGATGAGCATTTTCTGCGGCATCGGCGAGCGCTGCCGGGAGGGTGAGGAATTACACCGGGAGATGGCCGCCGCCGGCGTACTGCCCAATACGGTGATGGTCTTCGGGCAGATGAACGAACCCCCGGGCGCCCGTTTCCGGGTGGGGCACACGGCCCTGACCATGGCCGAATATTTTCGCGACGATCTTGGCCGCGATGTGCTGCTGCTGATCGACAATATCTTCCGTTTCATCCAGGCCGGATCGGAATTGTCCGGGCTATTGGGCCGGCTGCCCTCGCGCATGGGCTACCAGCCGACCATGGCTACTGAACTGGCCGAACTGGAAGAGCGCATCGCAAGTACCAGCCAGGCGGCGATTACTTCCATCCAGGCGGTCTACGTACCGGCCGACGATCTCACCGATCCATCGGCGGTCCACACGTTCAGCCATCTCTCCGCCTCCATCGTGCTCTCGCGCAAGCGGGCCAGCGAGGGATTCTATCCGGCCATCGACCTTTTGCAATCCCGCTCGATCATGCTGCAACCCCGCATCCTGGGCGAGCGCCACTACCGGGTGGCCAGCGAGGTACGCCGTACCCTGGCGACCTACGAGGAGCTCAAGGACATCATCGCCATGCTGGGAATCGAGGAGTTGTCCCGGGAGGACCGGCGGACCGTTCACCGGGCACGGCGCCTGGAGCGATTCCTGACCCAGCCTTTTTTTACCACCACCCAGTTCACCGGCCTGGCGGGCAAGCTGGTGGAGGTCGAGGAAACCATCGACGGATGCGAGCGGATCCTCAACGACGAATTTTCCGAGCATCCCGAAAGCGCCCTGTACATGATCGGAGGCATCGGGGAGGTGACACGGTGA